From a single Oceanobacillus kimchii X50 genomic region:
- a CDS encoding MetQ/NlpA family ABC transporter substrate-binding protein: protein MRKSFILLALLSFILFLAACGSDEAKAGDEEVTVKIGVNGADGVQWPLLKEKAAEEGINIELIEFADYTLPNNALAQGDIDINAFQHIAFLGQYVKESGEDIVPIGSTVLAPIGLYSEKISDVSELKEGDKIAIPDDPSNQARSLRVLESAGLLTLSDNFGMFGDPSQIDENPLNLEIIPMTAQQTAHVLPDVAASVINNGVAGQAGFEPGEDPIYIEDANGEATHPYVNIIATRAEDKDNEVYQRIVELYQEEDIEQAIKDDTNGGSFLVKLTQEQLDKAFEQLKK, encoded by the coding sequence ATGAGAAAATCATTTATTTTACTAGCATTATTAAGTTTTATATTATTTTTGGCAGCTTGCGGAAGTGATGAGGCCAAAGCTGGAGATGAAGAAGTGACTGTAAAAATTGGAGTGAATGGTGCCGATGGAGTTCAATGGCCCCTTCTTAAAGAAAAAGCAGCAGAAGAAGGAATCAACATCGAACTTATCGAGTTTGCTGATTATACATTGCCGAACAACGCCTTAGCTCAGGGAGATATTGATATCAATGCTTTCCAACACATTGCTTTCTTAGGGCAATATGTGAAGGAAAGTGGTGAAGACATTGTTCCCATTGGATCTACTGTTCTTGCACCAATTGGATTATATTCCGAAAAGATCAGTGATGTTTCTGAATTGAAAGAAGGAGACAAAATTGCCATTCCAGATGATCCATCTAACCAAGCTCGCTCCTTGCGAGTACTAGAGAGCGCAGGCCTACTTACATTAAGTGATAATTTTGGAATGTTCGGTGACCCTTCGCAAATAGACGAGAACCCATTGAATTTAGAAATTATTCCGATGACGGCACAACAAACTGCCCATGTATTGCCAGATGTTGCTGCATCCGTAATCAACAATGGTGTAGCTGGTCAAGCAGGCTTTGAACCAGGTGAAGATCCTATTTATATTGAAGACGCAAATGGAGAGGCAACACACCCTTATGTCAATATTATCGCAACTCGAGCAGAAGACAAAGATAATGAAGTATACCAGCGTATCGTAGAACTTTATCAAGAAGAGGATATCGAACAAGCAATTAAAGATGATACAAACGGCGGTTCATTCTTAGTGAAATTAACGCAAGAACAGTTAGATAAAGCCTTTGAACAGTTAAAAAAATAA
- a CDS encoding M20 family metallopeptidase, whose amino-acid sequence MSIVQSHQEAIFQNIEDNKDKYIQISQDIHAQPEIGNEEFFASSKLIQTLTDAGFTVESAVAGHKTSFFASKDSGIEGPTIAFLAEYDALPGIGHACGHNIIGTTSIAAAIGLAESLSETAGRVVVLGTPAEEGGPNGSAKGSFVKHGLLKNIDVALMLHPSGKTSLTSETLAVDPLEFHFYGKPAHASGAPEEGINALDAVIQLFNGINALRQQLPSDVRIHGIITHGGDAPNIIPEYAAARFYIRAESWSKTEETAEKVRAIAKGAALATGSTVKVERFQNEVKDFVLTNTLDNVLKKELEKQGETVITEKKKGKGSTDAGNISYEVPTAHGHIKIGEDNLIGHTVEFREAAKSAAGNEAIITGAKALASTGYRLLTDSELLQRVRQSHEQGLAEKQ is encoded by the coding sequence ATGAGTATCGTTCAATCACATCAAGAAGCTATCTTTCAAAATATCGAGGATAATAAAGACAAATATATTCAAATTAGTCAGGACATTCACGCGCAACCAGAGATTGGTAATGAGGAATTTTTTGCAAGTTCGAAACTTATACAAACACTAACAGATGCAGGTTTCACTGTTGAATCAGCAGTTGCAGGACATAAGACATCCTTTTTTGCATCCAAAGATAGTGGCATAGAAGGCCCAACGATTGCCTTTCTCGCAGAATACGATGCACTACCAGGAATCGGGCATGCTTGTGGGCACAATATCATTGGTACAACAAGTATCGCAGCAGCTATTGGCTTAGCTGAATCCCTTTCAGAAACTGCAGGTCGTGTAGTAGTGCTAGGCACACCAGCCGAGGAAGGGGGACCAAACGGAAGTGCTAAAGGGAGCTTTGTAAAACATGGTTTGCTAAAAAATATCGATGTGGCACTTATGCTCCATCCATCAGGAAAAACAAGTTTAACAAGTGAAACATTAGCAGTAGACCCATTAGAATTCCATTTCTACGGAAAGCCCGCTCACGCATCTGGAGCACCAGAAGAAGGAATTAATGCATTAGACGCTGTTATTCAATTATTTAACGGAATTAATGCACTACGCCAACAACTGCCTAGTGATGTTCGCATTCATGGCATTATCACTCATGGTGGAGATGCCCCAAATATTATACCGGAATATGCAGCAGCTCGCTTTTATATTAGAGCCGAATCTTGGAGCAAAACAGAGGAAACCGCTGAAAAAGTTCGTGCTATTGCAAAAGGCGCAGCACTTGCCACTGGTTCAACTGTCAAAGTGGAGCGATTCCAAAATGAAGTAAAAGATTTTGTGCTTACGAATACACTAGACAATGTTTTAAAGAAAGAGTTAGAAAAGCAAGGTGAAACAGTAATCACAGAGAAAAAGAAAGGCAAAGGCTCTACAGATGCTGGTAATATTAGCTATGAAGTACCTACCGCACATGGTCATATTAAAATTGGCGAAGATAATTTAATTGGCCATACAGTTGAGTTTCGAGAAGCCGCAAAATCTGCTGCAGGTAACGAAGCTATTATAACAGGAGCTAAAGCTCTAGCTTCTACAGGATACCGTTTATTAACTGATAGCGAACTCCTTCAAAGAGTACGTCAATCACATGAACAAGGACTAGCAGAAAAACAATGA
- a CDS encoding TerC family protein, translating into MELIEIVIQILLINILLSADNAIVIAMASRNLPTHLQSKAIWWGTFGAIAMRILFVFLMIHLFQMPFIQLIGGILLLFVSYKLLVDKQDYKNMKSGESLQEAVSIIIFADVVMSLDNVLAIAAIANSDLLLVIAGIILSIPIILTASEFILKLIHKFPVIIYFGAGLLTWTAGKMLLKEPYIQQFFSPVGNQEILSLLGLTLVLIVVGGWRRKQVHASK; encoded by the coding sequence TTGGAATTAATTGAAATAGTTATACAAATACTCCTTATTAATATCTTACTCAGCGCGGACAATGCAATTGTTATTGCCATGGCAAGTAGAAATCTTCCTACGCATTTACAAAGTAAAGCAATTTGGTGGGGAACCTTTGGTGCTATTGCCATGCGAATTCTATTCGTATTCTTAATGATTCATTTATTCCAAATGCCTTTTATTCAATTGATTGGTGGAATCCTCTTGCTATTCGTTTCCTATAAGCTCTTAGTGGACAAGCAAGACTACAAAAATATGAAAAGTGGTGAATCATTACAAGAAGCTGTCTCCATTATCATCTTCGCTGATGTCGTAATGAGCCTTGATAATGTACTTGCTATTGCCGCTATTGCAAATAGCGATTTATTGCTTGTTATCGCAGGGATTATTCTTAGTATTCCTATCATCCTAACTGCGAGCGAATTTATATTAAAACTCATTCATAAATTTCCAGTTATTATTTATTTTGGAGCTGGATTGCTTACATGGACGGCTGGAAAAATGCTGTTAAAAGAACCGTATATTCAACAATTTTTCTCACCTGTTGGCAATCAAGAAATATTGTCGTTATTAGGTTTGACACTCGTATTAATAGTGGTTGGTGGGTGGAGAAGAAAACAAGTACATGCCTCAAAATAA
- a CDS encoding MFS transporter has translation MATQSLLRNRIFVLLFVAGIFAVVSFSMFLTTTTWFVISESNSAGSLGLVLIAATIPRIAMMVFGGILADRYKKTSIMFVTNFMQGILLLTLFLLVWNDAASIMMLLLLAAGFGMLDAFFGPASSSLIPKIVEKRQLQQANAIFQGADQIAFIAGPILAGILMETVGVAGSYFIAMIFAFLSAVIIYPKFIKEAPVEHEVQQQPVKEMKEGFQYIRKSNFLLTGLGVLITLNFFVFGTLHIAIPLLVESYGGSPLNLSYMESSLGIGLLIGTGVLSSILIKNKGKTSLIGLTGAIIAYLIFALVPNLTLLTIVVFFIGFSMSFVFVPFFTAAQEITEDHIMGRVMSIIFLAMNGFDPLAYAIVSGLAAMDISIQVILFSFGIIGAIITILLFVKAKTYQSK, from the coding sequence ATGGCAACTCAGTCATTATTACGAAATAGAATATTTGTCTTGCTCTTTGTTGCTGGTATATTTGCGGTTGTTAGTTTCAGTATGTTTCTTACAACCACGACATGGTTTGTAATCAGTGAAAGCAATTCTGCTGGATCACTTGGATTAGTGCTTATTGCTGCAACAATTCCACGTATCGCCATGATGGTTTTTGGTGGAATTTTAGCAGACCGCTATAAGAAAACATCTATTATGTTTGTTACTAACTTTATGCAAGGAATATTATTGTTAACTTTATTTTTGCTTGTATGGAATGATGCAGCATCTATTATGATGCTATTACTATTAGCGGCAGGATTTGGAATGTTAGATGCTTTTTTTGGCCCGGCAAGTTCGTCGTTAATTCCTAAGATTGTAGAGAAGAGACAGTTGCAACAAGCGAATGCTATTTTTCAAGGAGCGGATCAGATTGCCTTTATAGCTGGTCCTATACTTGCAGGAATTTTAATGGAGACAGTGGGAGTAGCAGGTAGCTATTTTATTGCAATGATTTTCGCTTTCTTATCTGCTGTCATTATATATCCAAAATTTATAAAGGAAGCTCCAGTAGAACATGAAGTGCAACAACAGCCAGTGAAGGAAATGAAAGAAGGCTTTCAGTATATCCGTAAGTCAAACTTTCTGTTAACGGGGTTAGGTGTTCTAATTACACTAAACTTTTTTGTCTTTGGCACATTGCACATTGCAATACCACTGCTAGTAGAGAGTTACGGCGGCTCACCTTTAAACTTAAGTTATATGGAGTCAAGTCTTGGAATTGGTTTACTCATTGGAACTGGAGTTTTAAGTTCTATACTCATTAAGAATAAAGGAAAAACATCTTTGATTGGATTAACAGGTGCAATTATTGCTTATCTTATATTCGCACTAGTTCCTAACCTAACGTTATTAACCATTGTGGTATTCTTTATTGGATTTTCCATGTCATTTGTGTTTGTACCTTTCTTTACAGCGGCACAAGAAATTACAGAAGATCACATTATGGGGAGGGTAATGAGTATTATATTCTTAGCCATGAATGGCTTCGACCCACTCGCATATGCAATAGTTTCAGGATTAGCAGCGATGGACATATCTATACAAGTCATCTTATTTAGTTTTGGAATCATTGGAGCGATTATCACTATTCTTTTATTTGTAAAAGCAAAAACCTACCAAAGCAAATAA
- a CDS encoding TetR/AcrR family transcriptional regulator, which yields MHTKDKILIEGMELFARQGYEGTSMTSIANAVGIKKSSLYAHYKSKAGLFLDVSQKISSDYIDFVKNSLKNEGKNIQETLHLSFLTNVHDLANNDSSIEFYNRFISYPPEDVKERLLTIMVNSEETARALFEETIKKGQEVGEITTVVTAKEAANVFYGLLDGLSYETSYYTFDIIEKHGEQMWKVFWRGMKA from the coding sequence ATGCACACAAAAGATAAAATATTAATTGAAGGAATGGAGTTATTTGCCCGCCAAGGATATGAAGGCACTTCCATGACCAGTATCGCCAACGCTGTTGGCATTAAGAAGTCGTCTCTATACGCTCATTACAAAAGTAAAGCTGGACTATTTTTAGATGTTTCTCAAAAAATCTCTAGTGATTATATTGATTTTGTAAAAAACTCGTTAAAGAACGAAGGTAAAAATATTCAAGAAACGCTACATCTCTCCTTTCTTACAAATGTACATGACTTGGCTAATAACGATAGCAGTATAGAATTTTACAACCGATTTATTTCTTATCCTCCTGAAGATGTAAAAGAAAGATTGTTAACAATAATGGTCAACAGTGAAGAAACCGCTCGGGCATTATTTGAGGAAACCATAAAAAAAGGACAAGAAGTTGGAGAAATAACCACAGTAGTTACTGCAAAAGAGGCAGCTAATGTTTTTTACGGTTTGTTAGATGGATTATCCTACGAAACGAGTTATTATACGTTCGATATTATTGAAAAACATGGAGAGCAAATGTGGAAAGTGTTTTGGAGAGGAATGAAAGCCTAA
- a CDS encoding sodium/glutamate symporter, translating to MSLQIVGFSIIILAALLVIGKLIRLKIPILQKLFLPTSLIGGFLALILGPEVLGRLTGDGFLNAGIFTEQMVEVWAGLPELLINVVFACLFIGFVLPKPKKMWKIGGPQIALGYTMSWAQYAVGILLAITVLTPLLGLSPAAGALIEIGFVGGHGTAAGLQSTFEELGFAEGYDLAIGLATVGILSGVVVGMIMVNWAARNGKSKTLHHPDEISLEQQTGILNKEHRKSAGTKTTSSLSIEPFALHLGLIGISIFIGFVLLEILIWLEAVTYGAAFDIYLFEYVPLFPFAMIGGLLVQFFLSRFDRYELVDRDTINTIQGVALDFLIISAMASLSLQVIGDNIIAFILLAVVGIVLNTFLFLYLGPKMIPSYWFERGIGDFGQSTGVAATGIMLMRIVDSENQSPALNAFGYKQILFEPMVGGGLVTAASVPFIIQFGAVPVLIAVTLLTIAFWLLGTLYFGKMKESD from the coding sequence ATGTCTTTACAAATCGTCGGCTTCTCAATCATCATATTAGCCGCACTACTCGTTATCGGAAAACTGATCCGCCTTAAAATACCCATCCTACAAAAACTCTTCTTACCTACCTCATTAATCGGTGGTTTCTTAGCACTAATATTAGGACCAGAAGTATTAGGGAGGCTAACTGGTGATGGATTTCTTAACGCTGGAATTTTTACCGAACAAATGGTAGAAGTTTGGGCTGGCCTACCTGAATTATTAATCAATGTTGTTTTTGCCTGTTTATTCATTGGATTTGTTCTACCAAAACCGAAAAAGATGTGGAAAATTGGTGGACCACAGATCGCTTTAGGCTATACAATGTCCTGGGCTCAATATGCTGTTGGAATTTTACTGGCAATTACAGTATTGACCCCTCTACTTGGACTCAGCCCCGCAGCAGGTGCACTTATTGAAATAGGTTTTGTTGGTGGTCACGGTACCGCAGCTGGTCTACAAAGTACGTTTGAAGAACTTGGGTTTGCAGAAGGTTACGACCTCGCTATTGGTCTGGCAACCGTCGGAATATTATCCGGTGTAGTCGTTGGTATGATTATGGTTAACTGGGCTGCACGTAATGGAAAATCAAAAACGTTACATCACCCAGATGAGATTTCCTTAGAGCAACAAACAGGAATTTTAAATAAAGAGCATCGTAAATCTGCCGGTACAAAAACGACCTCGTCACTATCGATCGAACCATTTGCACTTCATCTAGGTTTAATTGGAATTTCTATATTTATCGGTTTTGTTCTATTAGAAATATTAATTTGGTTAGAAGCTGTAACATATGGTGCAGCATTCGATATTTATCTATTTGAATATGTACCTTTATTCCCGTTCGCAATGATCGGGGGGCTTCTCGTTCAATTCTTTCTTTCTCGATTTGATCGTTATGAACTAGTTGACCGAGATACAATTAACACGATACAAGGAGTTGCGCTAGACTTTCTTATTATCAGTGCCATGGCAAGCCTGAGCTTACAAGTTATTGGTGATAATATTATTGCTTTTATATTACTGGCAGTTGTTGGTATAGTTCTCAACACCTTCCTCTTCCTTTATTTAGGACCAAAGATGATTCCAAGCTATTGGTTTGAACGAGGTATCGGTGATTTTGGTCAAAGTACTGGTGTAGCAGCAACAGGAATTATGCTTATGCGAATCGTTGACTCAGAAAATCAATCTCCAGCACTTAATGCATTCGGTTATAAGCAAATTCTATTCGAACCAATGGTCGGTGGCGGATTAGTAACTGCAGCTTCTGTACCTTTTATTATCCAATTTGGTGCAGTTCCTGTATTAATTGCGGTAACTCTACTAACTATCGCATTTTGGTTATTAGGTACACTATACTTTGGAAAAATGAAGGAATCCGATTAA
- a CDS encoding serpin family protein, whose product MHKKSLLFVALSFIVLFIAACNSGSPEDNDPNENNQNSEDEGGSSMKEVSEASNLLAFQSIQSLDPNDDGNVFVSPTSYWLAMAMVYNGANGDTRSEMGQALQLQGMDIEDFNHQNASLMEHFTNVNDEELELNIANSIWLNQTYEFLDTFQQSVTDTYQAELAALTTPEPINEWVSNQTNGKIKDIINQIDQEHVAILVNATYFNGAWTYPFDENNTQERTFHKKNNSSVEVPFMALNEELPYVETDQMQAVSLPYGENEDMQMELFLPKEDIAMDDFLEGFTLENWQEWRDSMEIQKGNLRMPKFSLEYEAELQNFFQSLGMEQAFDTQEADFSNMIDQEQLGALYIDKIVHKTFLDVDEEGTEAAGATSVEMKTTSIEIGENFDMEINRPFLLTISDNETDTILFMGMIHEPTSID is encoded by the coding sequence GTGCATAAAAAATCACTACTGTTTGTCGCTCTAAGTTTCATCGTCTTGTTCATTGCTGCTTGTAATTCTGGTTCACCAGAAGATAATGACCCTAATGAGAATAACCAAAATAGTGAAGATGAAGGAGGTTCTTCCATGAAAGAAGTGTCCGAAGCAAGTAATCTTTTAGCATTTCAATCTATTCAATCACTAGATCCTAATGATGATGGTAATGTATTTGTCTCACCGACAAGTTATTGGCTAGCTATGGCAATGGTGTATAATGGCGCCAATGGTGATACAAGGTCTGAAATGGGTCAAGCACTACAGCTACAAGGAATGGATATAGAAGATTTCAATCATCAAAATGCATCATTGATGGAACATTTTACGAACGTCAATGACGAAGAACTAGAACTCAACATCGCAAACTCCATCTGGCTTAACCAAACATATGAATTTTTGGATACCTTCCAACAATCCGTAACCGATACGTACCAAGCTGAATTAGCAGCCCTTACCACTCCTGAACCAATTAATGAATGGGTCAGCAACCAAACGAATGGAAAAATAAAAGATATTATCAACCAAATCGATCAAGAACATGTTGCTATTCTTGTAAACGCAACTTACTTTAATGGTGCTTGGACATACCCATTTGATGAAAATAACACGCAAGAACGAACCTTTCACAAGAAAAATAACTCTTCTGTAGAAGTGCCATTTATGGCCTTAAATGAAGAGCTACCTTATGTAGAAACGGACCAAATGCAAGCAGTTTCACTTCCTTATGGAGAAAATGAAGACATGCAGATGGAGTTATTTCTCCCAAAAGAAGATATAGCTATGGATGATTTCTTAGAAGGATTCACTCTTGAAAATTGGCAAGAATGGCGAGATAGTATGGAAATTCAAAAAGGAAATCTACGCATGCCGAAATTCTCTTTAGAATATGAAGCAGAACTGCAAAACTTCTTTCAATCGTTAGGTATGGAGCAAGCTTTTGATACACAGGAGGCTGATTTTTCCAACATGATTGATCAAGAACAGCTTGGCGCCCTTTATATCGATAAAATTGTTCATAAAACGTTTTTAGATGTCGATGAAGAAGGAACAGAAGCAGCTGGAGCAACATCTGTTGAAATGAAAACGACATCGATTGAAATTGGAGAAAACTTTGATATGGAAATTAATCGCCCTTTTCTCCTTACCATTTCCGATAATGAGACGGACACCATATTATTTATGGGTATGATACATGAACCTACTTCTATTGATTAA
- a CDS encoding serpin family protein, translated as MKKCFFIFSILCLFLLFSACGTDNSATGGNNSTDAPPTTKIDTSVLVNDANQASNHLGFQTLQRLKGNEEDNIFVSPISIWLAVSMAYNGADGDTKDEMTNALQLGDIDLQTLNEHNASMMDQVSNHDDVELNILNSIWLRPKFTFLEDFEQQVTESYNPELGPLTTKEPMNEWVSEKTNGKITNLIEKVDEDHVAFLLNATYFNGNWKYPFDENNTDNDSFNLDESSITEVPFMSLDEKLFYWENDEFQLVALPYGEEGNIQMEVFLPNESIRLQEFVNKLTLEDWQNWRESMQETVGSLKMPKFSLEYESELQDFFQALGMEKAFDQNIADFSNMIDPAQLRGNLYISKIMHKTFLEVDERGTEAAGATSVEMKEESAIVSPAPFQMEINRPFLLTISDNETDTILFMGMIHEPTSID; from the coding sequence ATGAAGAAATGCTTTTTTATCTTTTCCATACTATGTTTATTCTTATTATTTTCTGCTTGTGGCACAGATAATAGTGCCACAGGTGGAAATAATTCTACAGATGCCCCTCCCACCACGAAAATAGACACCTCTGTTTTGGTAAATGACGCTAATCAAGCAAGTAATCATCTCGGTTTTCAAACATTACAACGATTAAAAGGTAATGAAGAAGATAATATTTTTGTCTCTCCGATCAGTATTTGGTTAGCTGTCTCGATGGCATATAATGGGGCTGACGGAGATACGAAAGACGAAATGACCAACGCGCTACAACTAGGAGATATCGACCTCCAAACATTAAACGAACATAATGCCTCTATGATGGACCAAGTAAGTAATCACGATGATGTCGAGTTAAATATTCTTAATTCTATTTGGTTACGTCCCAAATTCACTTTTCTTGAAGACTTTGAACAACAAGTTACTGAATCTTACAATCCAGAACTAGGACCTTTAACGACAAAAGAACCGATGAACGAATGGGTTAGTGAAAAAACAAATGGAAAAATTACTAATCTTATTGAAAAAGTCGATGAAGACCATGTCGCCTTCTTATTAAATGCTACGTATTTCAATGGTAACTGGAAGTATCCTTTTGATGAAAATAATACTGATAATGATTCATTCAATTTAGATGAATCATCCATCACAGAAGTCCCTTTTATGTCACTTGATGAAAAACTTTTTTATTGGGAAAATGATGAATTTCAATTGGTTGCACTTCCATACGGTGAAGAGGGAAACATTCAGATGGAGGTATTTCTGCCGAATGAAAGTATTAGATTGCAGGAATTTGTTAACAAATTAACGTTGGAAGACTGGCAGAATTGGCGTGAATCTATGCAAGAAACGGTAGGAAGCTTAAAAATGCCTAAGTTCTCCTTAGAATATGAATCAGAGTTACAAGATTTTTTCCAAGCTTTAGGTATGGAGAAAGCATTTGACCAGAATATAGCTGACTTTTCTAACATGATTGATCCAGCTCAGTTACGTGGTAATTTGTATATTAGTAAAATCATGCATAAAACGTTTTTAGAGGTTGACGAAAGAGGTACAGAAGCAGCAGGGGCAACTTCTGTGGAGATGAAAGAAGAGTCTGCCATTGTTAGTCCAGCTCCTTTCCAAATGGAAATTAATCGCCCTTTTCTCCTTACCATTTCCGATAATGAGACGGACACCATATTATTTATGGGTATGATACATGAACCTACTTCTATTGATTAA
- a CDS encoding DoxX family protein: MIKKIFLYIFAILFMLAGMGHFVLDDFFISSIPEWVPERPFIVYISGVVEIVLGAFLLYPTTRRKAGIAIAIFLVLVFPVNIYMAFHAENYNTPEVALWIRLPLQFLLIWWVMKVSKR; encoded by the coding sequence TTGATAAAGAAAATATTTTTATATATTTTTGCAATCTTATTTATGCTTGCGGGTATGGGGCATTTTGTACTCGATGATTTCTTTATTTCATCAATACCAGAATGGGTCCCAGAACGTCCGTTTATTGTGTATATATCAGGGGTTGTTGAGATTGTGCTAGGGGCATTCTTGCTTTATCCTACTACTCGTAGAAAAGCAGGAATTGCCATTGCTATATTCCTTGTACTTGTATTTCCTGTAAATATTTATATGGCATTCCATGCAGAAAACTATAACACTCCAGAAGTAGCACTTTGGATCCGTCTACCATTACAATTTCTATTAATTTGGTGGGTAATGAAAGTAAGCAAACGATAA
- the csaA gene encoding chaperone CsaA — MATIDDFMKVDMRVGTVIHAEPFPEARRPAIKLSVDFGDEIGIKKSSAQITKRYEPEEIVGRQVVGVVNFPPMRVAGFKSEVLIIGGVPGEGDVILLRPDEEVPDGTKIS, encoded by the coding sequence ATGGCGACAATTGATGATTTTATGAAGGTGGACATGCGAGTTGGAACGGTAATACATGCAGAACCTTTCCCAGAGGCTCGTAGACCAGCAATTAAGCTTTCCGTTGATTTCGGTGATGAAATAGGAATAAAAAAATCTTCAGCGCAAATTACCAAGAGGTATGAACCCGAAGAAATAGTAGGTCGCCAGGTGGTAGGGGTAGTTAATTTTCCTCCGATGCGTGTAGCAGGGTTTAAATCAGAAGTGTTGATCATAGGCGGAGTTCCTGGAGAGGGCGATGTTATTTTGCTACGTCCTGATGAAGAAGTTCCAGATGGTACAAAAATATCGTAA
- a CDS encoding ABC transporter ATP-binding protein — MIEVKINHAGYHSEQLYLSDIQFSIPPGETVGLLGANGAGKSTTIKSIIGTIEAFDGEIIHIKDNHRLTYIPEEPILYDHLTLWEHLRLAATSYDLPEDQWIPKAEKLLKLFLLNGKEHLYPTLFSKGMRQKSLIVLSFMIQADIYIIDEPFIGLDPIATKNLITLLEQEKQRGAAILMTTHVLDSAEKLCDTFVLLHEGRMLFKGNLIELQQRTNQMLDTSLLDCFYCLLEEEVANEPRL, encoded by the coding sequence ATGATCGAAGTAAAAATCAACCATGCTGGATATCATTCAGAACAATTATATTTATCGGATATCCAATTTTCGATCCCCCCTGGAGAGACTGTTGGCTTACTTGGGGCTAACGGTGCAGGGAAAAGTACGACCATTAAATCAATTATTGGAACGATAGAAGCATTTGATGGAGAAATAATACATATCAAAGATAATCATCGACTTACGTATATACCAGAGGAACCTATCCTATACGATCACCTCACACTTTGGGAACATCTACGTCTAGCAGCCACTTCTTATGACTTACCCGAGGATCAATGGATTCCAAAAGCAGAGAAACTCCTAAAACTATTTTTATTAAACGGAAAAGAACACCTATACCCGACACTTTTTTCAAAAGGAATGAGACAAAAATCACTAATTGTCTTAAGCTTTATGATACAAGCAGATATTTATATAATAGATGAACCATTTATTGGATTAGACCCAATTGCTACGAAAAACCTAATTACTTTGTTGGAGCAGGAAAAACAACGTGGTGCGGCTATTCTGATGACCACCCATGTACTAGACTCCGCTGAAAAACTCTGTGATACATTTGTACTTCTACACGAAGGAAGAATGTTATTTAAAGGGAATCTAATTGAGTTACAACAAAGAACAAATCAAATGTTAGACACTTCTTTATTAGATTGCTTCTATTGTTTATTAGAGGAGGAAGTAGCAAATGAACCCCGCCTTTAG